GTGATTATTTATGCTGGGTCAATGCAATTTGCGGCAGTACCGTTATTGGTTCAACCGTTTGCACCAATTCAAACATTGTTGCTGACGTTATCAATTAATGCACGCCATCTTTTTTATGGGATATCGATGAATCAACAGTTTAAAACAGCAGGGAAGAAAAAGCATTACATGATTTTTGCTTTGACAGATGAGTCGTACTCTGTGATAATCGATCAAAAGGACAACAACATCATATTTTGGACGATGTTATTGAATCAAGTGTATTGGGTGTGTGGAACACTTGTGGGTTATCTCTTGATTCAATTTATTCCAATCAATACCAACGGTATTGAGTTTTCAATGACTGCATTATTTGCGGTTATCTTTATCGAAAAGTGTCTGGATAAAAAACCAATTCCAATTGTTATTGGACTTGTTGCATCCATTGGGTGTCTCATTGTATTTGGTGCCAATTCGTTTATTATACCAAGTATGATCCTAATTATGGGGTTATTGTTGTGGGGAGGGAATAAAAAATGATTCTAAAATCAATTCTATTAATTGCGCTTGGGACTTATTTAACCCGCGCCCTCCCATTTATATTCTTAAGAAATAAACCAATGTCAGAGCGGCTTGAATCAATCATTGAAAAACTTCCCTACGCAACAATTAGTTTATTGCTTGTGTATAGCTTAAAAGATATTACGACAACAACGCTTTTCCCTTCAAGTGTCGCTTTAGCAGTACTTTTGGTGGTTCATCTTAAGAAAAGAAATTCAATCGTAAGTATCTTAACTTCGACAGTTGTCTACATGATCTTGGTACAAATATAAAGATTGGATATTCGCACATCAAAGAAAATTATGATAGAATAACCGTATAGATGGAGAATTGTTATGTGGTTTAAAGGAAATAGTATTGTTGAGTTTGTACCGGATTTCACGGTGATTGATTTAGAAACAACAGGACGGGGTATGCAATATACCCAAATTACTGAGATTAGTGCGATTAAGTACCGTAATTATGAACCTGTTGCTTCCTTTTCGACACTAATTCGTGCAAAATTTCCAATTCTTCCTTTTGTCGAGCAGTTAACAGGGATATCCGATACAATGATTGCAGGTTCTCCGCAAATTGAAGAAGTTATCCAATCATTTGTCGACTTCATTGATGAAGACTTAATCGTGGGTCATAATGTTAATTTTGATCTAGGGTTGGTATCAGATGCGTATTATCATGTCACAAAACAATCAATCTATAACAATTATTTAGATACACTAAGGATATCACGGATCTTAAATACAGATTCGTTGAACCATAAATTAGAAACACTGTGCCAATATTTTGGGATACAGCGTGATGTTGGGCACCGTGGATTAGCAGACTGTGAACAGACAGGCCAACTTTATGTATCAATGAAAGAAAAAGCACTCAATAATAATGAACGAGGTGAACGTTATGAATGTATATGATTTTGATGAAACAATTTATCACGGGGATAGTTCAGTAGACTTTTACAAATTCAATTTAAAGAAAAATCCAGGACTTGCGAAATATTGGGGGGCACAGATTAAAGCAGGTGCCGATTTCAAGCGTGGTAAAATATCTAAAACAGCAATGAAGACAATTTTTTATCGGTATTTTAATTCATTAGAAAATCACGAAGCTTTGATTCTTGAATTTTGGGATGCACACCGTCACAATATCAAAGATTGGTATCTTGAACAACGATCAGATGATGATGTTATTGTAAGTGCTTCTCCAGAGTTTTTGCTTGCGCCAATTTGTAAAGAACTCAACATACATTTGATTGGATCTATTGTTAATCCTTATACAGGAGAACACCTAAAAGAGAACTGCTATGGAGATGAGAAAGTGAAACGCTTCAGTGAACATTTTAATCTAGAAGACATGGATCAATTCTATTCAGACTCATATTCAGATGATCCTTTAGCACAATATGCAAAGGAAGCATTTCTAGTAAAAGACGACGAGATAAAGCCTTGGTAACCTCCAAGGTTTTTTCATCATAAAATATAGAACAATTTTGTATTGTAGTATGAACGTTGCTATGATATAGTTTCTAAAGAATTGAGGTAAGTATGGATTTTTGCTTTGACTGTGCAGCACCAGATTATCAAATAACCACAGGAATACTGATTTACATTGGTCTTTAT
This DNA window, taken from Erysipelothrix larvae, encodes the following:
- a CDS encoding AzlC family ABC transporter permease, which translates into the protein MKRSIKEGFIASIPVMAGYLVLGAAFGAYVYQYKLPLYAAILMSVIIYAGSMQFAAVPLLVQPFAPIQTLLLTLSINARHLFYGISMNQQFKTAGKKKHYMIFALTDESYSVIIDQKDNNIIFWTMLLNQVYWVCGTLVGYLLIQFIPINTNGIEFSMTALFAVIFIEKCLDKKPIPIVIGLVASIGCLIVFGANSFIIPSMILIMGLLLWGGNKK
- a CDS encoding branched-chain amino acid transporter permease, producing MILKSILLIALGTYLTRALPFIFLRNKPMSERLESIIEKLPYATISLLLVYSLKDITTTTLFPSSVALAVLLVVHLKKRNSIVSILTSTVVYMILVQI
- a CDS encoding PolC-type DNA polymerase III — protein: MWFKGNSIVEFVPDFTVIDLETTGRGMQYTQITEISAIKYRNYEPVASFSTLIRAKFPILPFVEQLTGISDTMIAGSPQIEEVIQSFVDFIDEDLIVGHNVNFDLGLVSDAYYHVTKQSIYNNYLDTLRISRILNTDSLNHKLETLCQYFGIQRDVGHRGLADCEQTGQLYVSMKEKALNNNERGERYECI
- a CDS encoding HAD-IB family phosphatase is translated as MNVYDFDETIYHGDSSVDFYKFNLKKNPGLAKYWGAQIKAGADFKRGKISKTAMKTIFYRYFNSLENHEALILEFWDAHRHNIKDWYLEQRSDDDVIVSASPEFLLAPICKELNIHLIGSIVNPYTGEHLKENCYGDEKVKRFSEHFNLEDMDQFYSDSYSDDPLAQYAKEAFLVKDDEIKPW